One Terriglobia bacterium DNA segment encodes these proteins:
- a CDS encoding BON domain-containing protein, producing the protein MNKSLGTLIKVMFGTFALGVSLCIVNTTAIADTGSKQDSVKLHGGAASQDRDFRAQSVLTEQVRHKLAMLPWYNVFDWLEGYVSPEGEVTLRGQVVRPVTKSDAAASVKRIEGVTQVNNQIEVLPLSPNDDRIRLRVYRSIFNFNSPLFRYSEGSMPPIHIIVRNGHVILKGIVANGTDSQMAYMRANGVPGVFSVTNQLQVEQSRHRNG; encoded by the coding sequence ATGAACAAGAGCTTAGGAACATTGATCAAGGTGATGTTCGGTACATTTGCACTTGGTGTTTCGTTGTGTATCGTGAACACGACCGCCATTGCGGATACGGGTTCAAAGCAAGACAGTGTGAAGCTCCACGGAGGAGCGGCTTCTCAGGACCGGGACTTTCGTGCCCAGAGTGTGTTGACTGAACAGGTGCGGCATAAGCTCGCGATGCTCCCCTGGTACAACGTGTTTGACTGGCTGGAGGGCTATGTAAGCCCGGAGGGCGAGGTCACTCTGCGGGGCCAGGTGGTGAGGCCCGTGACGAAGTCTGATGCCGCGGCCAGCGTGAAGCGCATCGAAGGGGTCACGCAGGTCAACAATCAAATCGAAGTGCTGCCGCTGTCTCCCAACGATGACCGGATCCGTCTGAGGGTGTACCGCTCCATCTTCAATTTCAACTCCCCGTTGTTCCGGTACTCGGAGGGCTCCATGCCGCCGATCCACATCATTGTGAGAAACGGTCATGTCATCCTCAAGGGGATCGTTGCCAATGGAACGGATAGTCAGATGGCTTATATGCGGGCCAACGGAGTCCCAGGGGTCTTCAGTGTGACCAACCAGCTTCAGGTGGAACAGTCCAGGCACAGGAATGGGTGA
- a CDS encoding peptidase C45: MSLDPEPSALKRPFLVGLCVLLLFFVSSCSRNERKTEPKAAVTAPTSDQMMAKASRRDENGWIYVHLEGAPEVVGYQHGYLLANEILDLRGALSMVLDHDTQKNWDWYRTESLKLFWSKTPEEYQKEIDGIVRGANAKLGANRIDRGDVVAMNAMEEMAFYYVPWLKSKTDPKAAENKAPGNCSAFVATGSWTKDGKIVMSHNNWTSYVTGERWNVIMDLVPEKGHRVLMDAMPGFIHSGDDFNVNDAGIMVTETTITQFQGFDPNGIAEFVRARKAIQYAASIDDWVATMREGNNGGYANDWLIGDNKTGEIARLELGLKNTPLERTKDGYFVGSNFPVDPKVIKEETTFDTKAKNTSPNARRVCWESLMKQYKGKIDVESAKKFEASHFDSFRNKDEADANTLCGHVDRDARGTPEWEWGKFYPGGTVQSKAIDGTLAGEMKFWAAMGHPCGQNFVAKDFLKAHPEYQWQEKYLRDMPGQPWTLFGKL; encoded by the coding sequence ATGAGTCTCGATCCAGAACCGTCCGCATTGAAGCGCCCGTTCCTCGTCGGGCTGTGTGTTCTTCTCCTCTTCTTTGTTTCCTCCTGCTCAAGAAATGAGCGCAAGACGGAACCAAAGGCCGCCGTCACGGCGCCCACTTCAGACCAGATGATGGCCAAAGCGTCGCGCCGGGATGAGAACGGTTGGATTTACGTCCACCTGGAAGGGGCTCCCGAGGTGGTGGGCTACCAGCATGGCTATCTGTTGGCCAACGAGATCCTGGATCTACGGGGGGCGCTTTCGATGGTTTTGGACCATGACACCCAGAAGAATTGGGACTGGTACCGGACCGAATCCCTCAAACTGTTCTGGTCGAAGACCCCCGAAGAGTATCAGAAAGAGATCGACGGCATCGTTCGCGGCGCCAATGCGAAATTGGGCGCCAACCGGATCGATCGCGGGGATGTCGTGGCGATGAACGCGATGGAGGAAATGGCGTTTTATTATGTGCCATGGCTCAAATCCAAAACGGATCCCAAGGCCGCTGAAAACAAAGCGCCCGGCAATTGCAGCGCCTTCGTGGCCACGGGGTCCTGGACCAAGGACGGCAAGATCGTCATGTCTCACAACAACTGGACCAGCTACGTCACCGGAGAACGGTGGAACGTGATCATGGACCTGGTTCCTGAAAAAGGTCATCGCGTCCTGATGGATGCCATGCCCGGGTTCATTCACAGCGGCGACGATTTCAACGTGAACGATGCCGGCATCATGGTGACCGAAACGACCATCACCCAGTTTCAAGGATTCGATCCCAATGGCATCGCGGAATTTGTCCGCGCGCGCAAGGCCATTCAGTATGCCGCCTCCATCGACGACTGGGTCGCCACCATGCGGGAAGGTAACAACGGCGGCTATGCCAACGACTGGCTCATTGGCGATAACAAGACCGGCGAAATCGCCCGCCTGGAGCTGGGACTCAAGAACACCCCGCTGGAGCGCACCAAGGATGGATATTTTGTGGGCTCGAATTTTCCTGTCGATCCCAAGGTGATTAAAGAAGAGACGACGTTTGATACAAAAGCGAAAAACACTTCACCCAATGCGCGGCGCGTTTGTTGGGAGTCGTTGATGAAACAGTACAAGGGAAAAATCGACGTCGAGTCCGCCAAGAAATTTGAGGCCAGCCACTTCGACAGCTTCCGAAACAAGGATGAAGCCGATGCCAACACCCTGTGCGGCCACGTCGACCGGGATGCACGGGGCACTCCGGAGTGGGAGTGGGGCAAGTTTTATCCGGGCGGGACGGTGCAGTCGAAAGCGATCGATGGGACCCTGGCCGGCGAGATGAAATTCTGGGCGGCCATGGGTCATCCCTGCGGCCAGAACTTCGTGGCCAAGGATTTCCTCAAGGCGCATCCGGAATACCAGTGGCAGGAAAAGTACCTGCGCGATATGCCCGGCCAACCGTGGACGCTGTTTGGAAAGCTTTAG
- a CDS encoding PadR family transcriptional regulator: protein MSPEQTNLLQGTLDLLILKSLIAGEMHGLGISRRIQQITGGTFVVKPGSLFPALHRMEEEGWISSFWGESENNRRAKYYRLTKTGRKQLEVETKRWGRITWAIAQALDAS, encoded by the coding sequence TTGAGCCCTGAACAGACTAACCTTTTGCAAGGGACCTTGGACCTGTTGATCCTGAAATCGCTGATCGCCGGCGAGATGCACGGGTTGGGAATTTCGCGCAGGATCCAGCAGATCACAGGCGGCACTTTTGTGGTTAAGCCAGGATCGCTCTTTCCCGCCCTCCACCGGATGGAGGAAGAAGGCTGGATTTCCTCTTTCTGGGGAGAATCCGAGAACAACCGCCGCGCCAAATACTACCGATTGACCAAGACGGGCCGGAAGCAGCTCGAAGTCGAAACCAAGCGATGGGGCCGCATTACTTGGGCTATCGCTCAAGCCCTGGACGCATCCTAG